A genomic region of Hypomesus transpacificus isolate Combined female chromosome 19, fHypTra1, whole genome shotgun sequence contains the following coding sequences:
- the strc1 gene encoding stereocilin: protein MAVAMTVSTIKKFPSDMMNILRKMIVQEPRHFLLLPRTKQELLVDKMVQTLEMYTGQYTQEEFQSLGVMATSVVDEMFVQLDRMFLMDSVELLRTLCYSSSKRDLMALILQEPAIFGPVQNWTTAVLNQVDRFIFFLPPDKLKLLPPALLTQGRIERLFQSQRRWEVEEMGALCMAGRDQEEKMALFGREQFLLQYFLGFLIVGRLTAPTLVPSCENLKSTAPSAWSIGSLTGMSKDAFTSCLELIGQDPFLTPYDLTVLLKKTKQVYGAVASFPPSVVSRLGRLALQLTVEELGTLRLSELSSVAALGSISTWSTRQLPALFSSLLNSTKLSPSQLDSSTLVAIGHIICGISSIEMRTLNAVQFSKAVLWLGHLRLACSEEQLASLVGLLSHDQAFGLISSWGPQVFIEIGVLAAGISDMSMSALVKEQIEGFSPLAVSLIPPQKFAVVFNQAQINMFSYEQAMAVTPEQRALLSDVQQTALSMVLTSWENRPLDFRDRSSGLTLSPSPLCHLLGLLMLLLWLV from the exons ATGGCTGTGGCCATGAC ggtgaGCACCATTAAGAAGTTCCCTTCAGACATGATGAACATCCTCAGGAAGATGATCGTCCAGGAGCCGCGCCACTTCCTGTTGCTCCCCAGGACCAAGCAGGAACTGCTGGTGGACAAGATGGTGCAGACCCTG GAGATGTACACAGGACAGTACACGCAGGAAGAGTTCCAGTCGCTGGGTGTCATGGCGACCAGCGTGGTTGACGAGATGTTTGTCCAGCTGGATCGCATGTTCCTGATGGACAGCGTGGAGCTGCTGAGAACGCTCTGCTACAGTAGCAGCAAGAGAGACCTGATGGCCCTCATCCTGCAGGAGCCAGCCATCTTTGG aCCGGTCCAGAACTGGACCACAGCAGTTCTGAACCAGGTGGATCGCTTCATCTTCTTCCTGCCTCCAGACAAGCTGAAGCTTTTACCCCCG GCTTTGTTGACCCAGGGTCGTATTGAAAGGTTATTCCAGAGCCAGCGGCggtgggaggtggaggagatgggtgCCTTATGCATGGCGGGGCGGGACCAGGAAGAGAAGATGGCGCTGTTTGGCAGAGAGCAGTTCCTGCTCCAGTATTTCTTGGGTTTCCTCATCGTGGGCCGACTCACAG CCCCCACACTGGTCCCAAGCTGTGAGAACCTGAAGTCCACTGCCCCCTCGGCCTGGAGCATCGGCAGCCTGACAGGCATGTCCAAGGATGCCTTCACCAGCTGCCTGGAACTCATCGGCCAGGaccccttcctcaccccctaTGACCTCACTGTGCTGTTGAAGAAAACCAAGCAG gtgtaTGGTGCAGTGGCGTCCTTCCCCCCCTCTGTGGTGTCTCGCCTGGGCAGGCTGgccctccagctcactgtggagGAGCTAGGGACCCTGAGGCTCTCTGAGCTCAGCAGCGTTGCTGCCCTGGGGTCCATCAGCACCTGGTCCACTAGacag ctgcCAGCGTTGTTCTCCTCACTGCTCAACTCCACCAAGCTCAGTCCCAGCCAGCTGGACTCCAGCACTTTGGTGGCAATTGGGCATATAATCTGTGGGATCAGCTCCATCGAAATGCGCACACTCAATGCGGTCCAGTTTAG TAAGGCAGTGCTGTGGCTGGGTCATCTGAGGTTGGCCTGTTCTGAGGAGCAGCTGGCGTCCCTGGTGGGTCTGCTGAGCCACGACCAGGCCTTTGGCCTCATCAGCTCCTGGGGGCCCCAGGTCTTCATTGAGATCGGGGTTTTGGCAG CTGGCATCTCAGACATGTCCATGTCTGCTCTGGTGAAGGAGCAGATTGAGGGATTCTCTCCTCTGGctgtctccctcatccctccacagAAGTTTGCT GTGGTGTTCAACCAGGCTCAGATCAACATGTTCTCATATGAACAGGCTATGGCGGTGACCCCGGAGCAGCGAGCCCTTCTGTCGGACGTGCAGCAGACAGCTCTGTCCATGGTGTTAACGTCCTGGGAGAACAGACCTCTGGACTTCAGAG ACAGGTCTTCAGGGCTCACCCTGAGTCCCAGTCCTCTGTGTCACCTGCTTGGACTACTGATGCTTCTGCTTTGGTTGGTCTGA